Proteins encoded within one genomic window of Halomarina litorea:
- a CDS encoding SOS response-associated peptidase — protein MCGRNSLFVDQGDLEARFDAEVVADGGYTPRYNIAPGEDLYIITNEASDEIDAYHWGLIPFWADEPEEGIINARSETADEKSAFKRAWESRPCLVLSSGFYEWKSPNRGSKHPYRIHREDDPAFAMAGLWDVWEGDDETISCITILTTEPNDLMNSIHDRMPVVLPQDAESDWLAADPDTRKDLCQPYPNDDLDAYEISTRVNNPGNDDPQVIEPLNHEQSGLGEFSA, from the coding sequence ATGTGCGGACGCAATTCTCTCTTCGTCGATCAAGGCGACCTCGAGGCTCGCTTCGACGCCGAAGTCGTCGCAGACGGCGGGTACACACCCCGATACAACATCGCGCCTGGCGAGGACCTCTACATCATCACGAACGAGGCTTCAGACGAGATCGACGCCTACCACTGGGGGTTGATTCCGTTCTGGGCGGACGAGCCCGAGGAGGGCATCATCAACGCTCGCTCCGAGACTGCCGACGAGAAGAGCGCGTTCAAGCGGGCGTGGGAATCTCGTCCCTGTCTGGTCCTCTCGTCAGGGTTCTACGAATGGAAATCGCCAAACCGCGGGTCGAAACATCCCTATCGGATTCACCGCGAGGACGACCCCGCGTTTGCGATGGCCGGCCTCTGGGACGTCTGGGAGGGTGACGACGAGACGATCTCGTGCATCACGATTCTTACGACGGAGCCGAACGACCTGATGAACTCAATCCACGACCGGATGCCGGTCGTCCTCCCGCAGGACGCGGAGTCCGACTGGCTCGCCGCAGATCCGGACACCCGCAAGGACCTGTGCCAGCCGTACCCGAACGATGATTTGGACGCCTACGAGATCTCGACGCGAGTCAACAACCCCGGCAACGACGATCCCCAGGTCATCGAGCCGCTGAACCACGAGCAATCGGGCCTCGGCGAGTTCAGTGCCTGA